The Mangifera indica cultivar Alphonso chromosome 8, CATAS_Mindica_2.1, whole genome shotgun sequence genome has a window encoding:
- the LOC123224219 gene encoding uncharacterized membrane protein At4g09580-like — translation MYCENKVEEREKREEMGKNEESNGDLKSINNFPLSIWEVAVASTVVIGFVVGLLLVYLTMPPSDYSFLKLPRSLEDLQILRDHLENYTSDYTVQVLVGYCVVYIFMQTFMIPGTVFMSLLAGSLFGVFRGVALVVFTATAGASSCYFLSKLIGRPLVFALWPDKLVFFQDQVARRRESLLNYMLFLRLTPTLPNTFINVASPIVDVPYHIFFLATVIGLIPAAYVTVKAGIALGELQSLGDLYDFNSIATLFFIGVVSITPTLISKSKS, via the exons atgtattgtGAAAACAAGGTTgaggagagagagaagagagaagagatGGGGAAGAATGAAGAGAGTAATGGGGATCTGaaatcaattaacaattttccATTGAGCATTTGGGAGGTGGCGGTAGCTTCGACGGTGGTGATAGGTTTCGTGGTGGGGTTGCTGCTGGTTTATCTGACTATGCCTCCATCTGATTACAGCTTCCTCAAGCTCCCTAGAAGCCTTGAGGATCTTCAAATCCTTAG agatCACCTTGAAAACTACACAAGTGACTATACTGTGCAGGTCCTGGTGGGGTATTGTGTGGTCTACATTTTCATGCAAACTTTCATGATCCCAGGGACTGTTTTTATGTCACTGCTTGCTGGATCCCTTTTTGGTGTCTTCAGGGGTGTAGCTTTGGTTGTGTTCACTGCCACTGCTGGTGCTTCTTCTTGCTATTTCTTGTCTAAATTGATAGGGCGACCTCTTGTCTTTGCATTATGGCCTGATAAGCTGGTTTTCTTCCAAGATCAG GTAGCtagaagaagagagagtttGTTGAACTATATGCTATTCTTGAGACTGACCCCAACTTTGCCTAACACATTCATTAATGTTGCTTCACCAATAGTAGATGTGccatatcatatatttttcctGGCTACTGTTATTGGACTCATTCCTGCTGCTTATGTAACTGTCAAG GCTGGAATAGCTCTTGGAGAGTTGCAGTCTCTGGGGGATCTATATGATTTCAATTCAATTGCAACTCTTTTCTTTATTGGTGTTGTTTCCATTACCCCAACACTAATAAGCAAGAGCAAATCATAG
- the LOC123223983 gene encoding protein WVD2-like 3: MEEVQQKEEIKHIVQEEQNEIPINNQQEAGPEMEDLDNLKVNNEETNVIQVENNVAQKAPGRVEESQDSTRKSNQGSKLPILKIKATVPQPFCLATEKRILSRERRGSVDFSPLTETKSMPRERRGSVEFKDLQGPKLTKSVSLSHKTASFSGPGFGETSKAKHANSTTIATKTNSKIKVTTDQRGDHKKMETGLKNSHKSEAKREIESRLLRVTAKNPQGDELDKGNKLRKSSTFKATPLPSFYHRKTPLPKPEINKIQPTRPKSPVIGQRSKPMSTTEKPKSEKKGKTVARRMTTNGAKETITKLFKSTKKTLIGSKESMQGVVASA; encoded by the exons ATGGAAGAGGTTCAacagaaagaagaaattaaacatATTGTTCAGGAAGAGCAAAACGAAATCCCCATTAACAATCAGCAGGAAGCAGGGCCTGAAATGGAGGATCTTGATAATCTGAAAGTCAATAATGAGGAGACAAATGTTATACAAGTTGAGAATAACGTAGCACAGAAGGCTCCTGGAAGGGTAGAAGAAAGCCAGGACTCAACAAGGAAATCGAATCAAGGTTCAAAATTACCAATTCTCAAGATAAAGGCAACAGTGCCTCAGCCATTTTGTTTGGCAACTGAGAAAAGAATACTGTCTAGAGAAAGACGGGGTTCAGTGGATTTTTCTCCATTGACTGAAACAAAATCGATGCCTAGAGAAAGACGAGGCTCTGTGGAGTTCAAGGACTTGCAAGGTCCTAAGCTTACCAAATCTGTCAGTTTAAGCCACAA GACTGCATCCTTTTCGGGTCCTGGATTTGGAGAAACCTCCAAGGCAAAGCATGCAAATTCCACAACTATTGCTACTAAAACAAATTCCAAAATCAAAGTGACAACAGACCAACGGGGTGACCACAAGAAAATGGAG aCCGGTTTAAAAAATAGCCACAAGAGTGAAGcaaaaagggaaattgaaagCAGACTCTTACGAGTCACTGCCAAG AACCCGCAAGGAGATGAATTGGACAAAGGCAATAAACTTCGGAAAAGCTCTACATTCAAAGCGACTCCACTGCCAAGCTTCTATCACCGTAAAACTCCTCTCCCCAAACCTGAAATAAATAAG ATCCAGCCAACACGTCCCAAGTCTCCTGTAATTGGGCAGAGAAGCAAGCCCATGTCTACAACTGAAAAACCTAAATCAGAAAAAAAGGGCAAGACTGTTGCCAGGAGAATGACTACTAATGGAGCCAAGGAGACAATAACCAAACTATTTAAAAGTACCAAAAAGACTTTGATTGGTTCCAAAGAATCCATGCAAGGCGTTGTTGCAAGTGCATGA
- the LOC123223112 gene encoding uncharacterized protein LOC123223112 — protein MKAILFRTASMPVQPPVRSSSLTSLKVFVSRQDSGSGIFSGERHSVSSPRVSMNLEMNNKRVSGIRRALSQSDVSRLDVSTKLSGGGSRFAPSRIPEEDVNGIGNDRVNHGGIWPNNGGDNSDDKRKMGDYYRELVKSNPTDPLILRNYGKFLYEVEKDAVKAEEYYGRAILANPGDGEVLCLYGNLIWMTQGHADRAKAYFDQAVHVAPNDSTVLASYARFMWESEENEEEEGINNNAEMSPPLVAAF, from the exons ATGAAAGCCATACTGTTCAGAACCGCATCGATGCCGGTACAACCGCCTGTCCGATCTAGTTCACTAACTTCACTCAAGGTGTTTGTTTCACGTCAAGATTCAGGCAGCGGAATTTTCTCTGGTGAAAGACATTCGGTGAGTTCTCCTAGAGTTTCGATGAATTTGGAGATGAATAACAAGAGAGTAAGCGGAATCCGGCGAGCTCTTTCGCAAAGTGACGTTTCCAGATTGGACGTTTCCACGAAGCTGAGCGGAGGCGGAAGTCGGTTCGCACCGTCGAGAATTCCCGAGGAGGATGTTAATGGAATTGGAAATGATCGTGTTAATCACGGTGGCATATGGCCGAACAACGGCGGTGACAACAGTGATGATAAGAGAAAGATGGGCGATTATTATCGCGAGTTAGTGAAGTCAAACCCTACAGATCCTCTGATTCTTCGAAATTATGGAAAGTTCTTGTATGAg GTGGAGAAGGATGCAGTGAAAGCAGAAGAATATTACGGAAGAGCTATATTGGCGAATCCGGGAGACGGAGAGGTTCTGTGTTTGTATGGAAACCTAATTTGGATGACACAGGGACACGCAGATAGAGCCAAGGCCTATTTTGATCAAGCTGTCCATGTTGCTCCCAACGATTC GACGGTTTTGGCATCGTATGCACGATTTATGTGGGAATCAGAGGAGAATGAAGAAGAGGAAGGAATCAATAACAATGCTGAAATGTCACCGCCCTTGGTTGCAGCGTTTTGA
- the LOC123224528 gene encoding RNA-binding protein 34-like: protein MGKKKVEDDTFPASPSIFTTLFGGVTEENAAVSSFFSDNNPYKRKSQDSQSGAEPAVNPKNSYSSESNIAELKKSKKIKEENPNLDLHVEEAIQAPQKSNLNDREVTSEGSEKRKRKKRKRDEVEREYEEKKYGAKAEEVEKVVVGEKRKKAENDAGDILATSKDEGFDDENKLLRTVFVGNLPLKVKKKHLLKEFSKFGEIESIRIRSVPILDTKTPRKGAILQKQINEDADSVHAYIVFKLEQSAEAALSHNMAVVGGNHVRVDRACPPRKKLKGENGPLYDNKRTVFVGNLPFDVKDEEIYQLFCGLNNLGSSVEAVRVIRHPHMRVGKGIAYVLFKTREVANLVVKKRNIKLRDRELRLSHTGQNSTPSKRKNVAPAVNTPSKKFAMDSRSPGSANQSNSKSTLSYQGLRASKSGIQKKVHSGSSRSDKMMKTKVQKGEKAKIRQEKRPAVALRKARANASKDGLAPKQLGAKRKLDSQTPDSSQRKKKAKRFR from the exons ATGGGCAAAAAGAAAGTCGAAGACGACACCTTTCCAGCGTCCCCCTCCATCTTCACAACCCTATTTGGCGGCGTCACTGAAGAAAACGCCGCCGTTTCGTCCTTCTTCTCAGACAACAATCCCTACAAAAGAAAAAGCCAAGATTCGCAATCGGGGGCTGAGCCTGCTGTAAACCCTAAGAACTCCTACTCTTCGGAATCTAACATCGCTGAGCTGAAGAAATCTAAGAAGATAAAAGAGGAAAATCCCAATCTTGATTTACATGTTGAAGAAGCCATTCAGGCCCctcaaaaatctaatttgaaCGACCGAGAAGTTACAAGCGAAGGGAGTgaaaagaggaagagaaagaagaggaagagagatGAGGTGGAGAGAGAATACGAGGAGAAAAAATATGGAGCAAAAGCTGAAGAAGTAGAGAAGGTGGTGGtgggagagaagagaaagaaagcaGAGAATGATGCGGGCGATATATTGGCGACTTCGAAAGATGAAGGGTTTGATGATGAGAATAAGCTCCTGAGGACTGTTTTTGTTGGGAATTTACCTTTGAAGGTCAAGAAGAAGCATCTATTGAAGGAGTTTAGTAAGTTTGGGGAAATTGAATCAATAAGGATTCGCTCTGTACCAATCTTAGAT ACTAAAACACCAAGGAAGGGAGCTATACTGCAAAAGCAAATCAATGAAGACGCAGACAG TGTTCATGCCTACATTGTTTTCAAGTTAGAGCAATCTGCTGAGGCTGCTTTGTCCCATAACATGGCTGTG GTTGGAGGAAATCATGTTCGTGTAGACAGGGCCTGCCCACCACGCAAGAAGTTGAAGGGGGAGAATGGTCCACTTTATGATAACAAGAGGACTGTATTTGTGGGCAACCTCCCATTTGATGTAAAG GATGAAGAAATTTATCAGCTCTTTTGTGGTCTTAACAATTTGGGATCCAGTGTTGAAGCTGTCCGAGTTATTAGACATCCTCATATGAGGGTGGGAAAGGGCATTGCTTATGTCTTATTTAAAACAAGG GAAGTTGCAAATTTGGTTGTTAAAAAGCGTAACATAAAGCTTCGGGATAGGGAGCTAAGGCTTTCTCATACTGGGCAGAATTCCACCCCATCTAAGAGAAAGAATGTAGCACCTGCTGTTAATACCCCTTCCAAGAAATTTGCAATGGATTCAAGGAGTCCAGGAAGTGCCAATCAGTCAAATTCAAAGTCTACTTTGTCATACCAGGGTTTGAGGGCTAGCAAATCTGGCATACAAAAGAAAGTCCATTCAGGGAGCAGTAGATCGGATAAGATGATGAAAACAAAAGTTCAGAAAGGAGAGAAGGCAAAAATACGGCAGGAGAAAAGACCAGCTGTTGCTCTGAGGAAGGCAAGGGCGAATGCTTCAAAGGATGGTCTTGCTCCAAAACAATTAGGGGCAAAACGCAAGCTGGACAGCCAGACTCCAGATAGTTCtcagaggaagaagaaagcCAAGAGATTTAGGTAG